A single genomic interval of Spinacia oleracea cultivar Varoflay chromosome 6, BTI_SOV_V1, whole genome shotgun sequence harbors:
- the LOC110776135 gene encoding histone H2A.Z-specific chaperone CHZ1 yields MADVNNSAGPTFPTKRAPVNTENPAIESKKQKLETPDNNGKEAPEPLEQTLENDVVQKGKGKAEEKLIEDEEEEKGFNGKAVIDRKGKGILIEEDEEDDDDSDDSDSDDSVIGGEFSDDSDFVEDPLAEVDLDNILPSRTRRKTINPGAYLATDIPAEDSDESDDPDA; encoded by the coding sequence ATGGCGGACGTCAATAACTCCGCCGGCCCCACATTCCCCACCAAGCGTGCCCCCGTCAACACCGAAAACCCCGCCATAGAATCTAAGAAGCAGAAGCTCGAAACACCAGATAACAATGGCAAAGAAGCTCCTGAACCTCTTGAACAAACCCTAGAAAACGACGTCGTACAGAAAGGAAAAGGGAAAGCAGAAGAGAAACTTatagaagatgaagaagaagagaagGGTTTCAATGGAAAAGCTGTAATTGACAGGAAAGGGAAGGGCATTCTGATTGAAGAAGACGAGGAAGACGATGATGATTCCGATGATTCTGACTCCGATGATTCCGTTATCGGCGGAGAATTTTCTGACGACAGTGATTTCGTTGAGGATCCCCTCGCTGAAGTCGATCTCGACAACATTCTTCCTTCGAGAACTCGCCGGAAAACCATTAATCCTGGTGCTTACCTTGCTACTGATATTCCGGCAGAGGATTCCGATGAGAGCGATGACCCTGATGCTTAG